The Leadbetterella byssophila DSM 17132 DNA window AATTTTTTCCGAGAAAACCATTTGCACCTGTAATCGCTATTTTTCTCATCCCATATATTTACTTATTTGCTCACAACATAATTCATAGACAGAAGTCTTTTTATACTTCTTATACCATTCAATGGTATAACTAATTGACTGATCTAAATTTAATTTTGGCTCCCAGCCTAACAAAAACTTCGCTTTACTAATATCTAACAGCAACAATTTTGCTTCATGAAGATCCCTTGGATTTGAAACATCTATCAAATGCCCCTTTCCGTAAGTCTCCACAACTTTATTTGCCACCTCCCACACGTTTGTTATACTATCAATACTAGGGCCAAAGTTCCATCCCTCGCAAAACTGGACGGGATTCTCCCACATTTTCATTCCAAGTAATAAATAGCCACCAAGTGGCTCTAATACATGCTGCCAAGGTCTAATTGCACGCGGGCTTCTAACTTCTATTGGTTTTTCTAATTCTATAGCTCTAATGCAGTCAGGAATAATCCGATCTTTTGACCAATCACCTCCGCCTATCACGTTACCTGCCCTTACACTAGCAATAGTTTTCCCATGTACATTGAAACTTTTAGGATTAAAAAATGAGCGTCTCCATGATGCAATTGCTATTTCTGCAGCTCCTTTAGAAGATGAATAGGGATCATAACCCCCCATTGCTTCATCTTCTCGATATCCCCATATTTGTTCTTTATTTTCGTAGCATTTATCGGTTGTTATCATCACCCCTACTTTGACACTTTCTGTATATTTTATGGCCTCTAAAATATTAATAGTACCCATAACATTTACCTCATAAGTCTCAATAGGGTTTTCATATGATAGCCTAACCAAAGGTTGAGCAGCTAAATGAAAAACGATCTCGGGATTATAATTTTTAAAAATACTTTTCAACAATTCTCTATCACGTATGTCTCCTCTTATATCAGCTTTTAACTTGGAGCTAATTCCTGACAACACAAAATTGTCATAATCAGTATATGGATCTAAGGCTACACCAACAACATTAGCTCCCATGGATTCAAGCCATATAGATAGCCAAGAACCTTTAAAACCGGTATGCCCAGTTATTAAAATATTTTTTCCTTTATAGAACTCTTTCAAATTTTTCATCCTTGGATATTTTAAATACTGATTACCAAACTTTCCATGGCGCATTTCCCTTCGACCAGAGCTCGTTTAATTCAACGTTATCGCGCAAAGTATCCATTGGTTTCCAAAAACCTCGATGTTTATATGCATTCATTTTACCGTCTTTGGCAATAGACTCCAAGGGACTTTTCTCAAAAACTACTGTATCATCATTCATTCTTATATAATTAAAGACCTCAGGCTCGCAAATAAAGTATCCTGCATTGATCCAATTTCCATCACCATCCGGCTTCTCAAGAAAAGCTTTAACTGAATTGTCTTCAGCTATTTCTAATGCCCCAAATTTACCAGATGGCTTATATGCAGTTACAGTCAATATTGCTTTGGATTTTTGATGCGATTCAATACTTTTACTTATATCAATATCTGCCACACCATCACCATAGGTTAAAAGAAAAGTTTCATTTCCAACATATTTTTGGACTCTCTTAATCCTCCCCCCTGTCATAGTATTTAAACCAGTATCAATCATAGTAACTTTCCATTTTTCGGCATGATTATCATGCACATGTATAGAGTTATCAGCAAGATCAACAGTGATATCGCTATTATGGTGGAAGTAATTAGCGAAGTATTCCTTTATAACATATTGCTTGTAACCACAACATATAATAAATTCTGTAATTCCATAGTGACTGTAGATCTTCATAATGTGCCACAGTATAGGTTTTCCTCCAATCTCAATCATAGGTTTCGGGATTAAACCAGTGGCTTCACTAAATCTAGTACCAAATCCCCCCGCTAGTATTACAGCTTTCATTAGTTTACTTAATTAATTTCAAACTACTTTTTAATTCATTAAACTTTTTGGGTTATAAAACGCAACCTAAAATCTTCGCCAAAAAGTGTTGCAAGTTTCTTTAATCCTTGCCGAAATAATAGATAACATTTAAATAGAAGCACATGAAAATTGTTCCCTCCGTTTAGCAATATAACTTTTTTTCTTTCCTCCCATTTTTTACCTTCACTTTCTTGAGATACCCCACCCAGTCTAAATACTGCAAGATCAGCATCAATATATTCAAAATTTGCCCCTAACCTGGAGAATCTTCTAAGTAATTCCAAATCCATCATGTATTTAAAATCTAGTAGGTAATTACCATACTTTTTATATGCATCTTTTCTAATGAAAGTTGATTGGTGACATATATGCAATTTATAGGGAACTACTGGGAAATGCATTGTTGGGATATCTCTTCCCTGAAACCCACTTTTATCATTCCAAAAAATAGAATTTCCCCTAAAAACATCAACTCCTGGTCGATAATGTTGGGCCAATTTCTTTAAGGCACCCTCACACAGTAAATCATCAGAATTAATTAAGCCTATAATATCTCCAGTTGAAACATTAATACCTTTATTAAAAGCATCACTTATACCTTTATCTGGTTCAGAAATAACTATATCTATCTGATTCTTATATTTTTCAATTATTTGCAGTGTATTATCGGTCGAGCAGCCATCAACTATGACAAACTCCTTATTGTTATAATCCTGACTAATAATACTGTTAATTGCGTCCTCAATATAATCTTGGCTATTATAGCAGATCGTTACAATACTAATCTTTGGTCCCATTTTTAATAATTCAAATGCAAACAAACTACCAAAACACTTTTATTCAATAATAATTCATGTTATAGAAATTAATTAAATTCTACACTAGTGATCTATATAAATCAATATATTTTGAATATTGAATATCCTTATTAAAAAAAATCTCTGCCCTTTCTCTACAGTTATTAATGTATGCCTCTTTCCCTTTTTCTAAAATTTGAGATTTAGCATCTAATAGTCCCGTCAAATCACCTTTGGCTACAATCTTACCTGTATAATTGTCAACCGCTTCAATGCTACCACCAGAATCAAAAGTTATTACAGGTGTACCGCATGCTAGCGCTTCTAGGTTAGTTGTTGGAAAATTATCCTCTAATGTTGTATTTAAAAAAACGTCCGCTAAAGAATAGTATTCGGCAAGTTCTTTGACACTTTCCGTCCTCTCAATACAAATACATTTTCTGTTTGAAAATAACTTTTTTTGATTAGACTTGAGACCTACTAACAAAAGTACTTCGTCTTCTTCTAAAAACTCTGGTAATTTTACAAGAAAATCTAATCCTTTCCTTCTATCAAATTCCGATGCTACACTTAATATAACTTTCTTCCCAATTAAATTGTGCCTTTGCCTTAGAGAATTATTTAATTTGGGACTAAATATATTTAGGTCTATACCATTATTAATAACCTTAACTGGATAATCAGATAAAAATGACCTTTTGACCACCTCGCTTAACCAAATGGATGGTGTAACTATAATTAAATTTTTAACTTCAGTAAACGCTTTCTTTTTTCTATAAAAATTTGGTTTGCTTTTATCGAAAAACCAAGTAAAAGGATAGTCTTTTAAAGATGGACATTCATTACACTCCGATTCCCATTTGCTACAATTTGCATAATCAAAATATGCACACCACCCTGTAAAGCTCCAGCAATCATGCAATGTCCAAACAATAGGTATATCTTCTTCTTTGATGTAATCAAACAAAATTTGTGAATTCAAATAATGATTATGTAAATTATGGAGGTGGATGACATCTGGTTTTATCCTCTTGATATGTTTAATCAGCTCATAAGTTTCCTTAGTATTATAAAAACCATGTTCACCAAAAAATCGGGTCTGAAGTTTACTAATTTGCATCTGCGGAATAGAGCAGATCTTAAACAAATTTTTCCCTTTTACATTATTAAAATCATATCCAAATGCGACATATGAATCAATTTTTAAATTTTCACTTAACTCTTGCAGTTCATACACTATTCGCCCTGTGCTTCCGCCATATTTGTAACTATGATTAATTTGTAGTACCTTCATTTATTGTATTTTAGAATTTTTGCAGGAACTCCTCCTACTATAGCATTTTCAGGAACATCTGAAATAACAACGGCATTTGGTGCAATAACAGAATTGTTACCTATCCTTAAATTTCCAAAAACTATAGCTCCAGCGCCAATAAAGACATTATTTCCAATTATTGGTACCCCTCCTTTTTTCTCTCCAATTTCAACTCCCGGATAAATTGTAGCATTTTCGCCTATAATAGCATTTGGATTAATAATAATATATCCATAATGCCAGATTTGCAATCCAGGTCCACATGTATTTGGAGGAATCTGGAAGCCAGTTTTGTAAGATAGACGTCGCAACCTATAGAATTTAAGTACAACCGCAAGTTTATGGAGTGCCGCTGATATCCCTCTCTTTTTTGTAAAATATGAATTATTGAAATGAAATTCAGAATTTCTTAGGGTACAAAGATATTTATATATTACGTATTGCGAATTTATTGGATTTGTAACCAAAATATTCTTAATCCTTTTTATCCAGGATCCACTTAATTTGGGATAAAGCTGCGCATCTTTTGTCAAATAAATTTTGAGGTCGGATCTGGTTTTTATCATAAATATAAAATATCCCTAAAATAAATATAATGACTTTTTTAACGAATTCCCAAAATGGATGAGGTATATGGAATTGTACCACTTAATCCATGATTACTTTCAACAACAAAATAAAAAATAAACAGTAAAAGATATACAAATTGACAAAACGCCCTAAACCACGCTGATCTTATTCTGTTAATACTCATCAGAATTACTGCAATAAGTATAATCATTTGGTAGTACGAAACTCGAAAAGCTACTTCAAAAAAAGAAGCCATAAAGAGAAAAAATAAACAAAAGATAGAATTAATTAGTATTAATCTTTTTCTAGCCTTATTCTCATCCCCCACAAAAATTGAATACAACAAAAACGTTGCTCCAATTAAAATGTTCGCCTTTGCAGTTGCCACCCCAGAATCAACATACCTATCTGCCATTACTTCTTGAACAATTCCTGAACCAGATAAAAAAACAAGCAATTGTACCTTATATTGATAAACTAAAAAAAGAAATAAGGTAATTAAAGGTATTGAATACCACTTTCTACTTAATTTTAAAACTATAGGAAGAAAAAACATAATGAAAGCGGAGTGATGAAATGTCCATGCAAGAAAAACAAGAAGCAAGAACTTGATCCAATTTCCATTTATTAAAGGAATTAGAGAAACTAAACATATACATAATGCCAATTGTTGTCTCAACAAAGAGTAGCCTCCAAAGTAGAAAAATAATAAATATCCACTTATAAGTATGGCACCATTGAGCGAATCCTTAAAATAAACTGCAACTATACAAACCAAACTAATTTTTATAAATTCGCTTATAAAAAGGAAAAAATTTATTTCAGTAGATAATAGAGAACATATATAATTTAAAATAATATATCCATACTCACTTGTAGGAGAGTTACGTATTAAATCACTAAAACTATTTGAAAATAAGGCATAATAAAAATACTCTACTCCATATACTCGTAAGTCTATACCAATAGAGGTATCACGTAAACCACCCAATAATGAAAAAAAAAGTATGAAACCAAATATTCCTAGGGTGAATAATAATCTGTTAAACTTAATGAAAAATATCAAAAACAGATATAAAATTGCGCCTACGATAATGAACAAGTAAAACCCCATTAGTCAAAATTAATTTTAGTTACTTCCATATTCTTGCAAGTTTACCCAGAACAACGGCACAGCGGATTATCTTAATCAATTTGAAATTATAGGATCTATTATCTTTAATTGCAAAATATTTAAAAACTCTAACTTTAAAAGATCTAGGAACTATATTGAAAACCACATCACTAAATTGCCTATAATAATCAATTAACATTTCATTAGTTAAATTATAACGACCTGATAGAAATAATTCTATAATTGCTTCGGCATAATATAACCTTATTTCATATTTGAAATTTGAATCACTATTGATTGCAAGAACATTCTTATACACAACTATTAACAAATCATATGGATTTGAGGTTAAAAATTCTTTTCCAACTGGGGTAAAATTATAAAAGTAGTTACTCGAATAAAGGACCAAAATTGATTTAACATTTTTTAAATAATTGGAGACAAATAGCAGATCCTCCATGAAGTGAATATCAATTGGAAATCTGATACAATTTTTTATAATAATTTCTCTTTTAAATGCTTTACACCAGACATATCCTAAATATCCATCTTTAAGCTGCTGAACTATTTCTTCTCCTAATAAATCAATTCCGCTTATCTTTCTTTTTATTTTAGACCCTACGTACTGATCCTGAATATTTTGCCAATTAAAACAATAAAATCCCTGACAAATAATCTCTGTATCTTCACTAATATTACAAAAAAAATCACGAAGAAAATATGGGCCAACATAATCATCTGAATCACAAAAAACAATCCATTCTCCAACCGCATTTTCAATACCTAAATTTCTAGCACTACTAACTCCTGAGTTCTTCTGATAAAAATACTTAACTCTAGAATCTTTGGCAATAAATCGTTTACATATCTCTTCTGAGGAATCAGAGCTACCATCATTTACAATAATGACTTCAAAATCATTGAATTCCTGGCCCAATATACTTTCTATGCATTTAAATAGACTATTTTCACAATTATAAACAGGAACAATAACTGAAAATTTCATCAAATCTTAACTCTTTAGAGAATTAGTTAAAAAATTCAAGGAAAACTCCTTGAATTGTTCCAGCCGTTGCTCAATTTGACCATTTAACGGCGTACTAACCATAGTAATGTCGAAATCCTTTGGATCATAAATTAGTCTCTCCTCAAGTCCAAATTTCTTCAGAACAGATAAGAATCTTGCTAAACCTCTATTTCTATTTCCAATAACTACAAACGGCTTATTGAAGATAATTGCAAAAATACATGCATGAAATGAATCTGTTAAAACAAATTCTGCATCATAGAATCCTCTTATCCACTGTTCAACAGGAGGTTGAATCCTGGCATTTAATTTCGCTTTGGGATTTTCAACTTCCGAATTACATTTAAATGCTTTTAATCCACATTGACACTCAATTTCAGATATTAAATTTTCGATATCAGAATTTAAATCTAAAATATAAGTTAAAAAATTCCCTTTACTTAACGGAATATCTGCCTCTTTGAATAATTCGATATATTTTTCTTTAGGAAGCAATAAAGTTGGATCTGCAACATGAACAGCTGACCTTCCAAAATATTCCTCAACTAATTTCACACCTGAATCCTCGCGTACAGAAACTGAATGAAATAAAGTAATTAATTCTTTACACTTGAGTGTGTCATTTGTATTATACTCCCACTTATCTACCCCAAAAGAAGGTGCATATGCTATTCTTTTCACTTCCCACTTTTTAGCAAATTTTAGAAATGCATTTTCAATTTTTGGATAATATTTAGGTCTCCAAATTTGATCACTACCAACTACAAGAACATCAAAAAATTCTTTCGGTACAGAATATAAATCATTAATTTCTAAACGATTAATTTTTCTCTTTAAAAATACTTCTGTATGTTCACTTATTATTTTAAATTCCCTGTTATACTTAACATCAAAAAAAATTTCATCGTCAGTATTTAAAAAGATTCTTCTAATAGCTCTTTTTAAATATGAAAATGGCTTTTTATAAGCGGGGATTTTTAATAATGGAGATGGATCTAGAATCCAAACTTCATTTCCTAAGAGTTTTAACGTTTCTTGCAAAGCATATGCCTGGAGAATACCACCATAATTAGTGTGTAATGGTAGAGTTAGAATTCCAATTCTCATTCGGACTAAATTAAATTTATGAAGGAAAATTCAAAAGTATATAAAAACCGCACACAATTAATTTTATGAATTAATCTTAATCTTTTAATATAATTAATATCATAAGTTCTTGAATCCTACGATAAAATTTAACTACCTTCACAGACCTATATTTTTCTTGATTTATAATGCAATTGTTTTGCAATCTTCCAATTGACCCCAAATTAATTAACTAGCTGCCCCCACTATAAATCTATACTTCTGGAACAACTTAAGATCAATTAGAATACTCAATTTAGTCATAGAATTCCGGAGGATATTTTTATCTTTTCAAATTAGCAAATCATTATTAATTCGAAAAGAAATTGCATTATTTCGATTTATAAAAATTCGGCTTTGTCATTGAACTATGCTTTTTATTTATTAAAAAAGGATAATTACTATAAATTCTCCATTGGCGACACTTCCCTTCACTAGTATACCACCGAGTTTCGTTCTGGCAATAAATATAGTGGTAACTGTTCCATCAATAATACAAGATGATATCAATGCATCTACAAGGGACCCATTAGCAATTACTTTTGTTATAGCATTAGATAATTCACAAATCTTACATTTTTAAGAAAAACTTCCCCAAATATCCTAATCCTCGTCTACGATTTTAATCTAAACTAGATATATAAGCTATTTATTTTATAATTCAACATTTACACTTGATATAAAACTATTAAAACACCACAAAAATTAATCATAATTGAAATATTAACGTCTTTGTGATTTTCTAATATTACCATTGTATATGTCCACAGCTACAAAATCTCTGAAAACTTGTTTCCCTTGAAATATCTAATGAAGCTAAATAATTACTAAAACCATTTAATTAAAATATATATGTCAAAATCAGGTAATCAATTTTTTTGACCACCAACAATAGAGGTATAAAGAAAAATTATCAACTCAAATTTTCAGTTAAATATAAAAAAGCCATATTTTAAACAATTTTCGTAGTTTAGTCGATTGATATATAAAATATTTTTTTTAATATCAGAAATTAGTCTTGCAAGAAAGATATCATTACAATCCAAATTAATTGAAAATCAAATGATAGTTCTTATCTTTTAGAATTACATAAATTAAAGACAAAAAACTACCTAAAAAAATGCTAATTAAACATATAACTGTACGCTTTGGTGAACTTTTAACACTTGGAGCGATTGGAGGTTCTAGAATTTTGAATACTGGTGTTTCTTGGTGTAATTTAAATTTTGCCTCTTCATATTTCTTTAATAATTCATTGTAGAAAGTTGAAGAAATTCTATATTCAGACTCAATCCTCTCTCTTTTAATATCAGCACTTTGAAGTGCCATATCTTGAAATTGATCTGAATATCTAGCCTTTGCTTCTTGATTACTATAATATTTATTACGTGAGAAACTCAATTGCCTTTCTAAGTATTCAACATCATTAGTTAATTTCTTTGTACGATAATCCTTAACATAATTCATTAAGTATTCCATTGAAAATCTAGCTACTGCAGCAGCGACTACAGGATCTGGCATCTCCACAGTTATTGTAATTATTCCAGACTTTTTATCTATGGAAGAATATAACCGGTTTCTGAGAATTTTTATCCTTCTTTCCACCAATTTATTTAGAATTAATATGTCATCATTATCAACTTTATATTTTTCAACTAATTTATCATCAATAGACTTACCTTTTTCAATACTTTTATGAAGAAATTCTTCAAATGTTAATTCGACATTATCCTTCGTTTTCACTTTTAATTTGAATAATTCTAAGTAAAAAGGTGTACTAGATAATACATCTGGATACAAATCTGGACGAACAGCATCAATTCCACTACTGGCTATAGAATTCAAGTCTAAACCTGCTAAGGACGCTAAACCTGCAAACTGACTTAAGCTATTTGCTCCTCTACTTTGAAGTTCTGGCAAAATTTTCCCTTGTGTTTTAAACTCTTCAGTTGCCATAAGCGAATAAGTAAGACCTAAAATCGAGATAAATAATGTGACAATAATTATCCTCCACTTCTCGTTCCAAATAATCCTGAAAAACGCTTTAAAATCTATGTTAATTTCCTTCTCCATCTTATAATACCCTAATTAATGTCACAATAACCGCCATCATAGAAGTCACTGCCGTAGCCATGGTAACCACTTCCGCACGGCTCATCTTTTCTCTGTGTTTCACCGGAACGAATACCTCCATTCCCTTATCCGCCTTAGGATAGAAACGAATTCCTAGGAAGGATTTGGTTCTATCTGTCATACCGTTTGCATATCTAACATAAGTCTTCTTCACGTGGGCAGAGTCCGTAAATCCTCCGGCTTGCTCTATGTAGTCTCTAAAAGAAAATCCAGGTACAAAAGCCACAGAAGTAGGATTCTGAACTTGCCCATGGAGTTTCACCACCTGTTCTTCTTTTGGTATCACTAACCTATCTCCTTCCTCCAGAAAAAGATTGATGGCAGCATTCTTTTGGTTTAAAGCTTTCTCCAAATCCAAGGCCACCAATTTACCCTCTCTATAGAATTTAGCGCCCCTAACGTAAGCTTCATTTCGTAAACCTCCAGCTCTTTCTATGAGGTCAGAGATTCTCTCTGTCTTCGACTTGATCACGTATCTACTTGGATAATTCACTTCCCCTTCTATGGTCACGGTTTGTTGAGGCTGGTAGTTGGCTAGTGCCCGTATATACACTTGATCAAAAGGCTGCAGTACAAAGGATTTTTCCACTATGCTCAAGTCCTGGTTGATGCTCAAATCAAAGATCTGTACGGTAGCTTCAGCATTTTGGTCATTATAAAGTCTCCTGGCTACCTCTATTCTGCCCGCAGCGGCTCCTTGTTTAAAGCCTCCCGCCATAAACACGAGGTCAGAAACGGTCAGGTTCTCAGTGAAATCATATTCTCCAGTTTGATTTACTTCACCACTTATGGTGACCTTCCTCGCTTCTCTTAACTCCGCCACGGAACGAATGATCAAAACGTCTTCCCTCTTTAATTTAAAGTCTTCCCCTTCGTTCAGAATTTTATTCAAATCCAAAGCGATAAACTCCGGATCCAGGTTTTCTCTTTCTCTTTTCAGAATAGCTCTGCCTTTAAACGCATCCTCTCTTAAACCGTCTGCCTTCTTGATCAACTGGGCCACGGTTTGCAGGTTTTGATCCAAAGCATACTGACCTGGACGGAAGACCGCACCGCTGATTTCCACCCGGTTGGTATAACGATCCAGAATGGCACCCGCATGAAGCTCGTCTCCGTTCTTTAAGCTTACATCATTGTCTATAGCTATATTCCTGATCTCTAATTCCTTGTCGGTCTTTCTTTTTAAGGTCAAAGAAGCCTTATAAGCCGTCTCTGTAAAACCACCGCTATATGCCAGAAGATCCTTCATCCCTTCTCCTGATTTCAACTCGTACCTCATGGGTCTTTTTACCTCTCCGGTAATCTTTACGATGATCTCTGAAGTGGGGATCATCACTACGTCCTGATCCTTCAATCCTACGTCTCCGGTTAATAAACCTTTTTGTAGGAATTCATAAAGATCTAGACGGTGAATCAC harbors:
- the rfbG gene encoding CDP-glucose 4,6-dehydratase, whose product is MKNLKEFYKGKNILITGHTGFKGSWLSIWLESMGANVVGVALDPYTDYDNFVLSGISSKLKADIRGDIRDRELLKSIFKNYNPEIVFHLAAQPLVRLSYENPIETYEVNVMGTINILEAIKYTESVKVGVMITTDKCYENKEQIWGYREDEAMGGYDPYSSSKGAAEIAIASWRRSFFNPKSFNVHGKTIASVRAGNVIGGGDWSKDRIIPDCIRAIELEKPIEVRSPRAIRPWQHVLEPLGGYLLLGMKMWENPVQFCEGWNFGPSIDSITNVWEVANKVVETYGKGHLIDVSNPRDLHEAKLLLLDISKAKFLLGWEPKLNLDQSISYTIEWYKKYKKTSVYELCCEQISKYMG
- a CDS encoding Wzz/FepE/Etk N-terminal domain-containing protein, translated to MEKEINIDFKAFFRIIWNEKWRIIIVTLFISILGLTYSLMATEEFKTQGKILPELQSRGANSLSQFAGLASLAGLDLNSIASSGIDAVRPDLYPDVLSSTPFYLELFKLKVKTKDNVELTFEEFLHKSIEKGKSIDDKLVEKYKVDNDDILILNKLVERRIKILRNRLYSSIDKKSGIITITVEMPDPVVAAAVARFSMEYLMNYVKDYRTKKLTNDVEYLERQLSFSRNKYYSNQEAKARYSDQFQDMALQSADIKRERIESEYRISSTFYNELLKKYEEAKFKLHQETPVFKILEPPIAPSVKSSPKRTVICLISIFLGSFLSLIYVILKDKNYHLIFN
- a CDS encoding polysaccharide pyruvyl transferase family protein: MRIGILTLPLHTNYGGILQAYALQETLKLLGNEVWILDPSPLLKIPAYKKPFSYLKRAIRRIFLNTDDEIFFDVKYNREFKIISEHTEVFLKRKINRLEINDLYSVPKEFFDVLVVGSDQIWRPKYYPKIENAFLKFAKKWEVKRIAYAPSFGVDKWEYNTNDTLKCKELITLFHSVSVREDSGVKLVEEYFGRSAVHVADPTLLLPKEKYIELFKEADIPLSKGNFLTYILDLNSDIENLISEIECQCGLKAFKCNSEVENPKAKLNARIQPPVEQWIRGFYDAEFVLTDSFHACIFAIIFNKPFVVIGNRNRGLARFLSVLKKFGLEERLIYDPKDFDITMVSTPLNGQIEQRLEQFKEFSLNFLTNSLKS
- a CDS encoding glycosyltransferase encodes the protein MKVLQINHSYKYGGSTGRIVYELQELSENLKIDSYVAFGYDFNNVKGKNLFKICSIPQMQISKLQTRFFGEHGFYNTKETYELIKHIKRIKPDVIHLHNLHNHYLNSQILFDYIKEEDIPIVWTLHDCWSFTGWCAYFDYANCSKWESECNECPSLKDYPFTWFFDKSKPNFYRKKKAFTEVKNLIIVTPSIWLSEVVKRSFLSDYPVKVINNGIDLNIFSPKLNNSLRQRHNLIGKKVILSVASEFDRRKGLDFLVKLPEFLEEDEVLLLVGLKSNQKKLFSNRKCICIERTESVKELAEYYSLADVFLNTTLEDNFPTTNLEALACGTPVITFDSGGSIEAVDNYTGKIVAKGDLTGLLDAKSQILEKGKEAYINNCRERAEIFFNKDIQYSKYIDLYRSLV
- a CDS encoding glycosyltransferase family 2 protein; protein product: MKFSVIVPVYNCENSLFKCIESILGQEFNDFEVIIVNDGSSDSSEEICKRFIAKDSRVKYFYQKNSGVSSARNLGIENAVGEWIVFCDSDDYVGPYFLRDFFCNISEDTEIICQGFYCFNWQNIQDQYVGSKIKRKISGIDLLGEEIVQQLKDGYLGYVWCKAFKREIIIKNCIRFPIDIHFMEDLLFVSNYLKNVKSILVLYSSNYFYNFTPVGKEFLTSNPYDLLIVVYKNVLAINSDSNFKYEIRLYYAEAIIELFLSGRYNLTNEMLIDYYRQFSDVVFNIVPRSFKVRVFKYFAIKDNRSYNFKLIKIIRCAVVLGKLARIWK
- a CDS encoding SLBB domain-containing protein, which gives rise to MKKSRGMKLIKLLFFFVFLGTSLHAQTLPPVESVSDKQLETFLQEVEKRGLTEEQVEIIAKSRGYTNSDIIKLRERLARIKTGTSKSNETTNAVVREQIEEVADRAEVQVKSETPIMSDALYGTSLFRNKSLTFEPNLRIPTPPNYVLGTGDELRASITGYAAKDYTLLVSEEGTVKLEHFAPIYVNGLTVNEAKAKLRQRLGTLYAGLNNGSLNLDLTLAKVKSIKVTVIGEVTHPGTYTVSSLATLFNVLYQSGGPTNIGSFRNIQLIRNNKVIHRLDLYEFLQKGLLTGDVGLKDQDVVMIPTSEIIVKITGEVKRPMRYELKSGEGMKDLLAYSGGFTETAYKASLTLKRKTDKELEIRNIAIDNDVSLKNGDELHAGAILDRYTNRVEISGAVFRPGQYALDQNLQTVAQLIKKADGLREDAFKGRAILKRERENLDPEFIALDLNKILNEGEDFKLKREDVLIIRSVAELREARKVTISGEVNQTGEYDFTENLTVSDLVFMAGGFKQGAAAGRIEVARRLYNDQNAEATVQIFDLSINQDLSIVEKSFVLQPFDQVYIRALANYQPQQTVTIEGEVNYPSRYVIKSKTERISDLIERAGGLRNEAYVRGAKFYREGKLVALDLEKALNQKNAAINLFLEEGDRLVIPKEEQVVKLHGQVQNPTSVAFVPGFSFRDYIEQAGGFTDSAHVKKTYVRYANGMTDRTKSFLGIRFYPKADKGMEVFVPVKHREKMSRAEVVTMATAVTSMMAVIVTLIRVL
- a CDS encoding EpsG family protein, whose protein sequence is MGFYLFIIVGAILYLFLIFFIKFNRLLFTLGIFGFILFFSLLGGLRDTSIGIDLRVYGVEYFYYALFSNSFSDLIRNSPTSEYGYIILNYICSLLSTEINFFLFISEFIKISLVCIVAVYFKDSLNGAILISGYLLFFYFGGYSLLRQQLALCICLVSLIPLINGNWIKFLLLVFLAWTFHHSAFIMFFLPIVLKLSRKWYSIPLITLFLFLVYQYKVQLLVFLSGSGIVQEVMADRYVDSGVATAKANILIGATFLLYSIFVGDENKARKRLILINSIFCLFFLFMASFFEVAFRVSYYQMIILIAVILMSINRIRSAWFRAFCQFVYLLLFIFYFVVESNHGLSGTIPYTSSILGIR
- a CDS encoding serine O-acetyltransferase: MIKTRSDLKIYLTKDAQLYPKLSGSWIKRIKNILVTNPINSQYVIYKYLCTLRNSEFHFNNSYFTKKRGISAALHKLAVVLKFYRLRRLSYKTGFQIPPNTCGPGLQIWHYGYIIINPNAIIGENATIYPGVEIGEKKGGVPIIGNNVFIGAGAIVFGNLRIGNNSVIAPNAVVISDVPENAIVGGVPAKILKYNK
- the rfbF gene encoding glucose-1-phosphate cytidylyltransferase, with product MKAVILAGGFGTRFSEATGLIPKPMIEIGGKPILWHIMKIYSHYGITEFIICCGYKQYVIKEYFANYFHHNSDITVDLADNSIHVHDNHAEKWKVTMIDTGLNTMTGGRIKRVQKYVGNETFLLTYGDGVADIDISKSIESHQKSKAILTVTAYKPSGKFGALEIAEDNSVKAFLEKPDGDGNWINAGYFICEPEVFNYIRMNDDTVVFEKSPLESIAKDGKMNAYKHRGFWKPMDTLRDNVELNELWSKGNAPWKVW
- a CDS encoding glycosyltransferase family 2 protein, with translation MGPKISIVTICYNSQDYIEDAINSIISQDYNNKEFVIVDGCSTDNTLQIIEKYKNQIDIVISEPDKGISDAFNKGINVSTGDIIGLINSDDLLCEGALKKLAQHYRPGVDVFRGNSIFWNDKSGFQGRDIPTMHFPVVPYKLHICHQSTFIRKDAYKKYGNYLLDFKYMMDLELLRRFSRLGANFEYIDADLAVFRLGGVSQESEGKKWEERKKVILLNGGNNFHVLLFKCYLLFRQGLKKLATLFGEDFRLRFITQKV